From Kitasatospora sp. MAP12-44:
GCGGTCGGACCAGGGGCGGGCGGCCGCGACGGCGGCGGCCCAGGCGGGGCTGGAGCAGACCTCCAAGAGGTGCTTCTCCAACTCGGCGGCCGGAGCCGCCGCCAACGCCGCGAGGGCGTCGGCTGCGTCGGACGACGCGGGGTGGTGGTTGGTCACGGGTGGACCTCCTGAAGAGTGGTGCCACCCGCAAAAGCTAGATCCACCACCCCCGGTCGTCAACACTTTGTTGAAGCCTTGGTGGTTACGTTTCGAACCGCCGGTGGTGACCGGGCGGTTTCGTGTGCGATCCGCCAAGTGTGCCGGGGTACGGCATTCGGCGAGACTGGCCTGGTCAGTCGGCCTTCGGGCCGTCGACCTGCCGGTTGAGGTAGTTGTACACCGTGAACCGGCTGACGCCCAGTGCGGACGCCACGGTCTCCACGCCATGGCGGACCGTGAAGGCGCCGCGTTCCTCCAGCAGGGCGACGACGCGCTGCTTCTCGAGCCGGTCGAGCTCGGTGAGCGGACGGCCGTCGAACTGCCGGGTCATCTCGGCGAGCAGCCTGTCCAGGGCGTTGCTGAGGTGGGGCAGCCGGACGGCCACGGCCGGGGCGCCGTCCCATTCCAGGACGACGTCGTCGGGCTTGGCCTCGGAGACGGCCAGCGCCGTCGCGCCGACCGCGTCCAGCAGCGGCTTTATCGCCGCGGTGAGCGGGTGTTCCATGGCGTCGGTCACTGCGTACCCACTCCTTCCGGGGCGTCGGGGACCACGCTGACCTGGAAGGAGATCCGGCTCGCGCCGGCCTCCAGGCTCTCGCGCAGCAGCCGGTCCACCGCCGCGAGGACGCGGTCGGCCGCACCCTCGGCGCTGGTGCCGAACGGGCCGACCGAGACGGCCAGCCCTGCCTCGTCCACCGCGCGGCGGGCCGCCACGGCGTGGTCCGGAAAGTTGACCAGTTCGAACGGTTCTGTCGTGAACTCCACCATCAATCGCACCTGCTCACTGTAGCGAGCGGCTGCTGGGGGGGAAGGGGCCGGTCGATCGGACTCCACTTCAACAAATTGTTGCGGCGGTCTTGACACTGGCTCGGGTCCTCGTGCCATGCTTCCACCAAGCAGAATCCCTCTTCCGCATCATGGAATGAGGTTGTCGGAAGAGTGAAAGGTGATTGACGTGACTGCCGCTTCCAAGCACGCGTCCTTGAATGGCCGCGTCACGGTCAACCTGTCGATCCTGTTCAGTGAGCTTCCGCTCCTGGAGCGTCCCGCCGCCGCGGCGGCCGCCGGCTTCACCGCCGCCGAGCTGTGGTGGCCCTTCGGGGCCGACCACACCCCGTCCGAGGCCGAGCAGGACGCGCTCCGCAAGGCCTTCACGGACGCCGGTGTCAGGCTCACCGGCCTCAACTTCGTGGACGACCTCACGGTCGGCGCCAAGGGCACCGTCTCGCTCCCCGCCGAGCGGGACCGCTTCCGGGAGAACGTCCCGGTGGCCGCCGCGCTGGCCGGGTCGCTCGGCGCCACGGGGCTCAACGCCCTCTACGGCAACCGGGTCGACGGTGTGGACCGGGCCGTGCAGGACCAGCTCGCGCTGGAGAACCTGGTGCTCGCCGCGCAGGCCGCGCACGGCATCGGCGCCGTCCTGCTGATCGAGGCGCTCAACAAGGTGGACGCCCCGGACTACCCGCTGTGGACCGCCGAGGACGCCGTCGCGATCGTCGACAAGGTCAACGCCGCCACAGGCCTGGGCAACGCCAAGTTCCTCTGCGACCTCTACCACCTGGCGGTGAACGGCGAGGACCTGGCCGCCGTCATCGCCACCCACGCGGACAAGATCGGCCATGTGCAGATCGCCGACAACCCGGGCCGCAACGAGCCCGGCACCGGCGAGCTGGACTTCGACGACCTGTTCGCCCGCCTCGACGCGGCCGGCTACCAGGGCCGCATCGGCCTGGAGTACCGCCCGTCCACCGGTGTCAGCGCCGACAGCTTCGAGTGGCTGCCGCGCGAGCTCCGCTCCGCCTGACCACTGTGCATCCCACCCTCCCCAGCTACGAAGGGATCAGCGCTGTGAGCGCCACCCCCCGCACCATCGCCTTCATCGGTCTCGGCATCATGGGCAGCCCGATGGCCGCCAACCTGGTCAAGGCCGGGCACACCGTCACCGGCTTCAACCTCGAGCAGTCCGCCATCGACGCCCTGGTGGCGGCCGGCGGCAAGGGCGCGACCAGCATCGCCGACGCCGTGACCGGCGCCGACGTGATCATCACCATGGTCCCGGCCGACCCGCACGTCGAGCAGGTCATCCTCGGTGAGGGCGGTGTCCTGGAGAACGCCAAGGCCGGCTCGCTCGTGATCGACATGAGCAGCATCACCCCGCAGACCTCGATCAAGGTCGCCGCCGCCGCCAAGGAGAAGGGCATCCGCACCCTGGACGCCCCCGTCTCCGGTGGCGAGGCCGGTGCCATCGAGGCCGTCCTGTCCATCATGGTCGGTGGCGAGGCGGCGGACTTCGCCGAGGCCAAGCCGCTCTTCGACGCGCTGGGCACCACGGTCATCCACGTCGGCCCGGCCGGTGCCGGTCAGACGGTGAAGGCCGCCAACCAGCTCATCGTGGCCGTGAACATCCAGGTCGTGGCCGAGGCCGTGGTCTTCCTGGAGAACGCGGGCGTCGACCTGCAGGCCGCGCTGGACGTCCTCGCGGGCGGCCTGGCCGGCTCCACGGTGCTGAACCGCAAGAAGGCCAACATGGTCAACCGCGAGTTCGCGCCGGGCTTCCGGATCGACCTGCACCACAAGGACATGGGCATCGTGACGGCCGCCGCGCGCGCCGTCGAGGCCCCGCTGCCGGTCGGCTCGCTGGTCGCCCAGCTGGTCGCCTCGGCCCGCGCCAACGGTGACGGCTCGCTGGACCACTCGGCCCTGCTGCGCGGCGTCGAGCGCCTCGCGGGCCGCGAGGTCAAGTAACCCACCCGTCGCCCGCCGCCACCCTTCTTGGGGCGCGCTGCGCGCGGCACCTCTTGTGGTTACACCTGAAACTCCTCCTGGTGGCGTGTACCTGTCCGGTCGTGCCCGCGTCACCAGGAGGGCCTTATCGGTCAGCGGGGCGGTGGTGCTCATCCTTGCCCCGCTGGCCGTGCCAACCGGCGGCGCACCGCACTTCGGTCGTGCAGGCGCCGCCCGGCCCCCTCCCTCGCCGAGGGGAGCCTCCCGTACGTCGGAAGCGGGACGGGAGGAACGGCGGGGAGGGGGTCGCACCCCGATCATTGAGAGCACGTCACCCAGCGCCACTCGGAAGTGAGGCCCCACCATGCCCGCCACCCCCACCCAGGGCCATGTGGTCGTAGCTCCCGACAAGTTCAAGGGCACCTTGGAGGGCGCCGAGGTCGCCGCCCGCCTGGCGGCCGGCATCCGCAAGGTCGCGCCCCAGCTGGAGGTCCGCGAGCTCCCGGTCGCCGACGGCGGCGAGGGAACGCTGGCCGCCGCGCTGGCGGCCGGCTTCACCCGGATACCCGCCAAGGTGGCCGGTCCGACCGGCCTGCCGGTGGACGCCGCGATCGCCGTCAAGGGCGAGACCGCCGTGGTCGAGCTCGCGCTGGCCTCCGGGCTTGCCAGGCTCCCCGGCGGACGCACCGCGCCGCTCGCGGCCGGCTCCTACGGGGTCGGCCAGCTGATCGGACGGGCGATCAGCCTCGGTGCCCGGCGGATCGTGCTCGGTCTGGGCGGCAGCGCCTGCACCGACGGCGGCGCCGGCATGGTCCAGGCGCTGGGCGTCTCCCTGGTGGACTCGGAGGGCGCCGAACTGCCCCCCGGCGGTGCGGCCCTGCGCCGGCTGCACCGCATCGACCCCGGATCGATCGCCAAGACGCTCAAGGGCATCGAGGTCGTGGTGGCCTGCGACGTGGACAACCCGCTGCTCGGCCGGCGCGGTGCCACCGCCGTCTACGGCCCGCAGAAGGGCGCCGACGGCGAGGACCTGCTGGTCCTGGAGGCCGGGCTGACCCGCTGGGCCGACGTGGTCGCGGCCACCACCGGCGAGGACTTCCGAGACGCCCCCGGCGCCGGGGCTGCAGGAGGGGTCGGCTTCGCCGCCCTGGCCCTGCTCGGCGCCACCATGCGGCCCGGCATCGAGCTTCTGCTCGAGCTGCTGGGCTTCGACGAGGCCGTGCGTGGGGCACGCCTGGTCGTGACCGGCGAGGGGTGCCTGGACGCACAGACGCTCCATGGCAAGGCCCCCGCCGGCGTCGCCGCGGCGGCCACTGGGGCGGGGGTTCCGGTGGCCGCTGTGGCTGGACGGCTCGAACTGTCGGAGAGCGAGTGGCGCGGGGCGGGTTTCGTCGCCGCGTACGCGCTCACCGACCTGGCCGAGCAGCCGGGGGACAGCCTCATCAAGGCGGCGGAACTGGCCGAGGTCGCGGGGGAGCGACTGGCGGCCGACCTGCTGGCCTAGTTTTCGGACAGTAGTACTTTCCTACATTGACGTTTTGTTGAAGGCGGGCCTAGGCTCCGAGCCACCCCACCTGAAACCCCCACTCCGGAGGTCTAGATGCCGCTCAGCGAGCTGCCAGTGGCGACCGCGGTGATCCGCTCGCGCCGGGTGGTCCTCCCGGACGGTGAGCGCCCGGCCGACGTGCTGGTCCGGGACGGCAGGATCGAGCAGATCGCCGCCCATGGCTCGCTGCTGGTCGGCGACGCGCACCTCACCGACCTCGGCGAGGTGGCCCTGCTGCCCGGCCTGGTCGACACCCACGTGCACGTCAACGAGCCGGGCCGGACCGAGTGGGAGGGCTTCGCCACCGCCACCCGGGCCGCCGCCGCAGGCGGTGTCACCACCGTCATCGACATGCCGCTGAACTCCATACCGCCGACCACCACGGTGGCCGGTCTGGACGCCAAGCGGAAGATCGCCGAGGGTCAGGCCTGGGTCGACCTCGGCTTCTGGGGCGGCGCGATCCCCGGCAACACCGGCGATCTGGAGCCGCTGCACGAGGCCGGCGTCTTCGGCTTCAAGAGCTTCCTGGCCCCCTCCGGCGTGGACGAGTTCCCGCACGTGGAGGCCGCCGACCTGGAGGCCGCGCTCACCGAGCAGGCCCGGATCGGCGCCCTGGCGATCATCCACGCCGAGGACCCCGCCGTGCTGGAGGCGGCCCCGCAGCAGCCCGGCACGCACTACCGCGACTTCCTCGCCTCGCGCCCCGACGACGCCGAATCCACCGCCGTGGCACGGCTGTTGGACACTGCTCGGCGCACCGGCGCTCGCGTCCACATCCTGCACGTCTCGTCCGCGGCGGTGCTGCCGCTGCTGCGCCAGGCCCGCGCCGACGGCGTCCAGGTGACCGCGGAGACCTGTCCGCACTACCTGACGCTGGCCGCCGAGGAGGTCCCGGACGGCGACACGGCCTTCAAGTGCTGCCCGCCGATCCGCGACGAGTCCAACCGCGACCTGCTCTGGGCGGCCCTGGCGGCCGGCGAGTTCATCGCGATCGTCTCCGACCACTCGCCCTCCACCCCGGATCTGAAGCTCCTTCAGAAGTACGGCGGCAGCGGCGACTTCGCCAAGGCCTGGGGCGGCATCGCCTCCCTGCAGCTGGGCCTGCCGGCGATCTGGACCGAGGCCCGCAAGCGCGGCCACAGCCTGTCCGACGTGGTCCGCTGGATGGCGGCCGGTCCGGCCTCGCTGGTCGGCCTGACCGGCACCAAGGGCGCCATCGCGGTCGGGAACGACGCCGACCTGGTCGCCTTCGACCCGGACGGCGAATTCGCCGTCGACCCGGACGCCCTGCACCACCGCAACCCCGTCACCCCGTACGCCGGCAAGACCCTGACCGGCACCGTGCAGACCACCTGGCTGCGCGGCCAGGTGGTGGACGTGGACGCCGAACCGTTCGGCCGGCAGATCCTTCGTACCCGCTGAGGAGCGAGATGAGTACCAGTCAGACCCCGGCCGCCGCCTTCACCGAGCTGGTCAACCTCGCCTCCCGCCTGCTGGGCGCCGGCGTGGTGGCCACCAACGAGGACACCTTCGCCGACGCGGAGAACCTCCTGGTCGCCAAGGCCGCCGAGTTCCGCGCGCACACCTTCGGCCACAAGGGCCAGATCATGGACGGCTGGGAGAGCAAGCGCCGGCGCGGCGTCAGCGCCGAGCAGCCGCACCCCACCGACGAGGACCACGACTGGGCGATCGTCCGGCTCGGTGTGGCCGGCCGGATCCACGGCGTGATCGTGGACACCGCGCACTTCACTGGCAACTACCCGGAGTCCGGCTCGGTGCAGGCCGCCTCGATACCCGGCCACCCGTCGGTCGAGGAGCTGGACGGCGCCGAGTGGACCGATCTGGTCCCGCGCACCGCGCTGCAGGGCGACACCGCCCACGCGTTCGAGGTCAGCGACCCGACCCGCTACACCCACGTCCGGCTGAACATCTGGCCGGACGGCGGCGTGGCCCGCCTGCGGGTGCACGGCGAGGTGCTGCCCGACCCGCGCGACCTGGACGGCCTCACCTTCGACCTGGCCGCCCAGGAGTACGGCGGCGTGGCCGAGGCCGCCTCGGACCGCTACTTCTCCTCCCCGCACAACCTGAACTCTCCCGGTCGCGCCTCCGTCATGGGCGACGGCTGGGAGACCCGGCGTCGGCGCGACAAGGCCAACGACTGGGTACAGATCGCCCTGGCCGGGGGCGGCGAGGTCCTGGCCGCCGAGGTGGACACCACCCACTTCGTCGCCAACGCCCCCGGCTGGGCCGACCTGGTGGGCTATGACGCCACCTCCGGTGGGGACCCGTCCACCGACCCTGACGGCTGGTTCGAGATCCTGCCGCGCACCCGCCTGCAGCCCGACACCCGCCACCGCCTGCGCCTGGACGTAGGCCGCCCGGTCACCCACGTGCGGATCAACGTCTACCCGGACGGCGGCCTGGCCCGGCTGCGGCTGACCGGCCGGCTCACCGAGGCCGGCCGCGCCGCCCTCGCGCTGCGCTGGTTCAACGCGCTGCCCGCCGCCGAGGCCGTCCAGGCCCTCACCGAGGCCGGCCTGACCGGCGCCGAGGCGACCACCCTCGCCACGGCCCGTCCGCTCGCCGCCCCGGCCGAGCTCACCGCCGCCGTGACGGCCCTGCAGCCCGCCGACGGCCCCGACGGCACCGAGACCTCCCGCCGGGCCGCCGCGATCTGGCGCCTGCTGGGCGTCTGAATTCTTCTCTCCACGCACCGCCTCTCTTTCCGAAGGACCGCTATGTCCAAGATCCTGACCACTGAGTCCGGCGCCCCCATCGCCGACAACCAGAACTCGGCCTCCGCCGGCGAGTACGGCCCGCTGCTCATCCAGGACCAGCAGCTGCTGGAGAAGCTCGCGCGCTTCAACCGCGAGCGCATCCCGGAGCGCGTGGTGCACGCCCGCGGTTCGGGCGCGTACGGCTACTTCGAGGTCACCGACGAGGTCTCGCAGTTCACCCGCGCCAACTTCCTTGCCTCGGTGGGCAAGCGCACCGAGGTCTTCCTGCGCTTCTCCACCGTCGCGGGCAACCTCGGTTCGAGCGACGCGGTGCGTGACCCCCGCGGCTTCGCGCTGAAGTTCTACACCGAAGAGGGCAACTACGACCTCGTCGGCAACAACACCCCGGTGTTCTTCATCAAGGACCCGATCAAGTTCCCCGACTTCATCCACTCGCAGAAGCGCGACCCCTTCACCGGGATCCAGGAAGCCGACAACGTCTGGGACTTCTGGGCGCACTCGCCCGCCTCGACGCACCAGATCACCTGGCTCTTCGGCGACCGCGGCATCCCGGCCTCGTACCGCCACATGAACGGCTACGGCTCGCACACCTACCAGTGGGTCAACGAGGCGGGCGAGGCCTTCTGGGTCAAGTACCACTTCAAGACCAACCAGGGCATCCGCTCGCTGGACGGCGCCCAGGCCGCCGAGGTGGTGGGCTCCGACGCCGACAGCCACCAGCGCGACCTGCACCAGGCCATCGAGCGCGGTGTGTTCCCGTCCTGGACCCTGTACGTCCAGCTGATGCCGGTGGCCGAGGCGGCCGACTACCGCTTCAACCCGTTCGACCTCACCAAGGTGTGGCCGCACGCGGACTACCCGCTGCAGAAGGTCGGCCGGCTGGTCCTGAACAAGAACCCCGAGAACGTCTTCGCCGAGGTCGAGCAGTCGGCCTTCTCGCCGAACAACTTCGTTCCCGGCATCGGCCCGTCCCCGGACAAGATGCTCCAGGGCCGGCTCTTCGCCTACGCGGACGCCCAGCGCTACCGCCTCGGCGTCAACCACACCCTGCTCGCCGTCAACGCCCCCAAGGCGACCGAGGCGAACAACTACGGCCGCGATGGCTTCGCTGCGGTCAACAAGTCCGGCCGCGGCAAGAACTACGAGCCCAACTCGTACGACGGCCCCGCCCAGACCGACAGCGCGCTGGCCGCGCCGGTGGCCCTCAACGGCCACACCGGCACGTACACCACCCCCGCGCACACCAAGGACGACGACTTCTTCCAGGCGGGCGAGCTGTTCCGCGTGATGTCGGCCGGTGAGCAGGAGCGCCTGATCAACAACATCGCGGGCTTCCTGGCCCAGGTGACCCGCG
This genomic window contains:
- a CDS encoding helix-turn-helix domain-containing protein, with the translated sequence MTDAMEHPLTAAIKPLLDAVGATALAVSEAKPDDVVLEWDGAPAVAVRLPHLSNALDRLLAEMTRQFDGRPLTELDRLEKQRVVALLEERGAFTVRHGVETVASALGVSRFTVYNYLNRQVDGPKAD
- a CDS encoding thiamine-binding protein produces the protein MVEFTTEPFELVNFPDHAVAARRAVDEAGLAVSVGPFGTSAEGAADRVLAAVDRLLRESLEAGASRISFQVSVVPDAPEGVGTQ
- a CDS encoding TIM barrel protein, with amino-acid sequence MIDVTAASKHASLNGRVTVNLSILFSELPLLERPAAAAAAGFTAAELWWPFGADHTPSEAEQDALRKAFTDAGVRLTGLNFVDDLTVGAKGTVSLPAERDRFRENVPVAAALAGSLGATGLNALYGNRVDGVDRAVQDQLALENLVLAAQAAHGIGAVLLIEALNKVDAPDYPLWTAEDAVAIVDKVNAATGLGNAKFLCDLYHLAVNGEDLAAVIATHADKIGHVQIADNPGRNEPGTGELDFDDLFARLDAAGYQGRIGLEYRPSTGVSADSFEWLPRELRSA
- a CDS encoding 2-hydroxy-3-oxopropionate reductase, with the protein product MSATPRTIAFIGLGIMGSPMAANLVKAGHTVTGFNLEQSAIDALVAAGGKGATSIADAVTGADVIITMVPADPHVEQVILGEGGVLENAKAGSLVIDMSSITPQTSIKVAAAAKEKGIRTLDAPVSGGEAGAIEAVLSIMVGGEAADFAEAKPLFDALGTTVIHVGPAGAGQTVKAANQLIVAVNIQVVAEAVVFLENAGVDLQAALDVLAGGLAGSTVLNRKKANMVNREFAPGFRIDLHHKDMGIVTAAARAVEAPLPVGSLVAQLVASARANGDGSLDHSALLRGVERLAGREVK
- a CDS encoding glycerate kinase, whose protein sequence is MPATPTQGHVVVAPDKFKGTLEGAEVAARLAAGIRKVAPQLEVRELPVADGGEGTLAAALAAGFTRIPAKVAGPTGLPVDAAIAVKGETAVVELALASGLARLPGGRTAPLAAGSYGVGQLIGRAISLGARRIVLGLGGSACTDGGAGMVQALGVSLVDSEGAELPPGGAALRRLHRIDPGSIAKTLKGIEVVVACDVDNPLLGRRGATAVYGPQKGADGEDLLVLEAGLTRWADVVAATTGEDFRDAPGAGAAGGVGFAALALLGATMRPGIELLLELLGFDEAVRGARLVVTGEGCLDAQTLHGKAPAGVAAAATGAGVPVAAVAGRLELSESEWRGAGFVAAYALTDLAEQPGDSLIKAAELAEVAGERLAADLLA
- the allB gene encoding allantoinase AllB: MPLSELPVATAVIRSRRVVLPDGERPADVLVRDGRIEQIAAHGSLLVGDAHLTDLGEVALLPGLVDTHVHVNEPGRTEWEGFATATRAAAAGGVTTVIDMPLNSIPPTTTVAGLDAKRKIAEGQAWVDLGFWGGAIPGNTGDLEPLHEAGVFGFKSFLAPSGVDEFPHVEAADLEAALTEQARIGALAIIHAEDPAVLEAAPQQPGTHYRDFLASRPDDAESTAVARLLDTARRTGARVHILHVSSAAVLPLLRQARADGVQVTAETCPHYLTLAAEEVPDGDTAFKCCPPIRDESNRDLLWAALAAGEFIAIVSDHSPSTPDLKLLQKYGGSGDFAKAWGGIASLQLGLPAIWTEARKRGHSLSDVVRWMAAGPASLVGLTGTKGAIAVGNDADLVAFDPDGEFAVDPDALHHRNPVTPYAGKTLTGTVQTTWLRGQVVDVDAEPFGRQILRTR
- the alc gene encoding allantoicase — protein: MSTSQTPAAAFTELVNLASRLLGAGVVATNEDTFADAENLLVAKAAEFRAHTFGHKGQIMDGWESKRRRGVSAEQPHPTDEDHDWAIVRLGVAGRIHGVIVDTAHFTGNYPESGSVQAASIPGHPSVEELDGAEWTDLVPRTALQGDTAHAFEVSDPTRYTHVRLNIWPDGGVARLRVHGEVLPDPRDLDGLTFDLAAQEYGGVAEAASDRYFSSPHNLNSPGRASVMGDGWETRRRRDKANDWVQIALAGGGEVLAAEVDTTHFVANAPGWADLVGYDATSGGDPSTDPDGWFEILPRTRLQPDTRHRLRLDVGRPVTHVRINVYPDGGLARLRLTGRLTEAGRAALALRWFNALPAAEAVQALTEAGLTGAEATTLATARPLAAPAELTAAVTALQPADGPDGTETSRRAAAIWRLLGV
- a CDS encoding catalase yields the protein MSKILTTESGAPIADNQNSASAGEYGPLLIQDQQLLEKLARFNRERIPERVVHARGSGAYGYFEVTDEVSQFTRANFLASVGKRTEVFLRFSTVAGNLGSSDAVRDPRGFALKFYTEEGNYDLVGNNTPVFFIKDPIKFPDFIHSQKRDPFTGIQEADNVWDFWAHSPASTHQITWLFGDRGIPASYRHMNGYGSHTYQWVNEAGEAFWVKYHFKTNQGIRSLDGAQAAEVVGSDADSHQRDLHQAIERGVFPSWTLYVQLMPVAEAADYRFNPFDLTKVWPHADYPLQKVGRLVLNKNPENVFAEVEQSAFSPNNFVPGIGPSPDKMLQGRLFAYADAQRYRLGVNHTLLAVNAPKATEANNYGRDGFAAVNKSGRGKNYEPNSYDGPAQTDSALAAPVALNGHTGTYTTPAHTKDDDFFQAGELFRVMSAGEQERLINNIAGFLAQVTRDDIVEKNLAHFHAADENYGRRLEAAVAKLRAGDEA